From the Macaca nemestrina isolate mMacNem1 chromosome 7, mMacNem.hap1, whole genome shotgun sequence genome, one window contains:
- the LOC105489843 gene encoding zinc finger and BTB domain-containing protein 42 yields MEFPEHGGRLLGRLRQQRELGFLCDCTVLVGDARFPAHRAVLAACSVYFHLFYRDRPAGSRDTVRLNCDIVTAPAFGRLLDFMYEGRLDLRSLPVEDVLAAASYLHMYDIVKVCKGRLQEKDRSLDPGNPAPGAEPGQPLCPWPVWTADLCPAARKAKLPPVGVKAALPPRASGPPPCQVPEESDQVLDLSLKPGPRQERVHPPCILQTPLCSQVQPGAQPLVKDERDSLSEQEESSSSRSTHSPPKPPPVPAAKGLVVGLQPLPVSGESSRELELDVGRLASEDELGPRGPLCICPLCSKLFPSSHVLQLHLSAHFRERDSTRARLSPEGAAPTCPLCGKTFSCTYTLKRHERTHSGEKPYTCVQCGKSFQYSHNLSRHTVVHTREKPHACQWCDRRFTQSGDLYRHVRKFHCGLVKSLLV; encoded by the coding sequence ATGGAGTTCCCTGAGCACGGCGGACGGCTGCTGGGCCGCCTGAGGCAGCAGCGCGAGCTGGGCTTCCTATGCGACTGCACCGTGCTGGTGGGCGACGCGCGCTTCCCAGCCCACCGTGCAGTGCTGGCCGCGTGCAGCGTCTACTTCCACCTCTTCTACAGGGACCGGCCCGCGGGCAGTCGCGACACGGTGCGGCTCAATTGCGACATCGTCACGGCGCCCGCCTTCGGCCGCCTGCTGGACTTCATGTACGAGGGCCGCCTGGACCTGCGCAGCCTGCCTGTCGAGGACGTCCTGGCGGCCGCAAGCTACCTGCACATGTATGACATCGTCAAGGTCTGCAAGGGCAGGCTCCAGGAGAAGGACCGAAGTCTGGACCCAGGGAACCCTGCCCCAGGGGCAGAACCTGGTCAGCCACTGTGCCCTTGGCCTGTCTGGACCGCGGACCTCTGCCCAGCTGCCCGAAAGGCCAAGCTCCCCCCGGTTGGGGTCAAGGCTGCCCTCCCTCCTCGAGCATCTGGGCCTCCTCCCTGCCAGGTCCCAGAAGAGTCAGACCAGGTCCTGGACCTGTCGCTGAAGCCTGGCCCAAGGCAGGAGCGGGTCCACCCACCGTGCATCCTCCAGACACCTCTCTGCAGCCAGGTGCAACCAGGGGCCCAGCCACTGGTGAAGGATGAGCGGGACTCACTGTCCGAACAGGAGGAGAGCAGCAGCTCTAGGAGCACCCACAGCCCCCCGAAGCCACCTCCTGTTCCTGCAGCCAAGGGCCTGGTGGTGGGCTTGCAGCCGCTGCCTGTCAGCGGAGAGAGCAGCCGGGAGCTGGAGCTGGATGTAGGACGACTGGCGAGTGAGGACGAGCTGGGGCCTCGTGGGCCCCTCTGCATCTGCCCGTTGTGCAGCAAGCTGTTTCCCAGCTCCCACGTGCTGCAGCTGCACCTCAGCGCCCACTTCCGTGAGCGAGACAGCACCCGGGCCCGGCTCTCCCCTGAGGGCGCGGCACCCACCTGCCCGCTCTGCGGGAAGACCTTCTCGTGCACATACACACTGAAGAGGCATGAACGGACACACTCGGGTGAGAAGCCGTATACATGTGTGCAGTGTGGCAAAAGTTTTCAGTACTCCCACAACCTGAGCCGGCACACCGTGGTGCACACTCGAGAGAAGCCGCATGCCTGCCAGTGGTGTGACCGCCGGTTCACGCAGTCTGGGGACCTCTACCGCCATGTCCGCAAGTTTCACTGTGGCCTCGTCAAGTCCCTTCTGGTGTGA